ACACGGCCCTGGCCAGCGTGCCCCTGGCCGACCCCGTCGTCAGCCGCACCATCGGCCTGATCCACCGGCGCGGACGGGAACTCAGCCCCGTGGCCAGGCTGCTCTACGACATGGTGGTGCAGATGCGGGGGGGAGGCGGTTTGCGGGGCTCTTCAGGCGGTGGGGGGGTGATGTCGTAGTGTTGTTCTTCTGGCGTCGCCGCGGTGTGGCGGGGCTGCCTTGGCTTCACGAAGCCGTCCGGGCGCCCCGCGCGCCCGGGCCCGGCCCCGAGGCGCCGCGGCAGCCACCCCAACCCGNCGGGCCCGGGCGCGCGGGGCGCCCGGACGGCACCGTGAAGCCAAGGCAGTCACCCCAACCCGCCCCGACGCCAGAAGAACACGCACACAGCAGCACCGACACCCCCGCGCTATTCCCCAGTCCACTCCGTGACAAACTCCCGATAATCCGGCCGCTGAGCCACAGGCACTGCGCAGGCCGGCGTGCCGATGGCCAGGAAACCCAGGAACCGGTAATCCAGCGGATCGAAGCCCAGCGCTTCCTGGACTTCTTCCAGGTACGTTCCCATGCCGGTGCTCCAGAAAGCCGCGTAGCCCAGCATGTGCACGGCATTCAGGATGTTCATGACCGACGCGCCGGTGGCCAGCAGCTGTTCTTGCTCGGGCACCTTGGGATTGTCGTGGTCGATTTTCTGGGCCAGGCCCACGAACAGCGGCACTTCGCTCATCCATTGCCGCACCGATTTCTCTTTTTCGGGCGTCATGCGCGGGTCGCCGCTGCGCTTGACGGCGTCCAGCGCCCGGTCGGCCAGGCGGCCGATGGCGGCGCCGCGGATCAGCACGAACCGCCAGGGGCGCAGCTTGCCGTGGTCGGGCGCGCTCATGGCAGCTTGCAGGATCTGGTCAAGCTCGTCGGGCTTGGGCGCGGGCGCGCGCAGGAATTTCATCGAGCGGCGGGAAGTCAGGGCATGCAGGGGGGAAACGGTCATGGAGGGCTGCTGAAGTGTGGTCTATTCGAGAAACATTCTCATCATACGCCAGGCAGGGGCGCCTTCCGGCGTATCTCCCCGCGCCGGCCAAGGTCATCGGCGCCGCGCTCAGCCCAGGTGGGTGTGGCGTTCGGGGCGTTCCTCTACCTGCATTTCGGACAGGCCGTGCAGAATGCCGCAGTCGTCGGTGTCGGGCCGCGCCGACAGGCAGCGGCGGCGCAGCTCGGTAAGCTGGCCCTTGAGCTGCGCCAGTTCGGCCATGCGCGCGTCCACATGGGCGATGTGCTCATCGAACAGCTCGTTGATCGGCCCGCAGCCGGCCCGGTGATCGTCGGCCAGCTGCAGGATGGCGCGGATTTCTTCCTGCGTCATGTCCAGCGCGCGGCAGTTGCGGATCAGGCGCAGGCGCTCCAGGTGCGCCGAGCCATAGCTGCGGTAATTGTTCAGGCCGCGCTCGGGCGCGGGCAGCAGGCCCTCTTTTTCGTAATAGCGCACGGTTTCCACGGTCGTGCCGGCCGCCTTGGCGAGTTCACCGATTTTCATGGCTGCCTCCCGGACAGGAATGCGCCGCACGGGCGCCTTGACCCTATAGTAACTCCAGGGTGTGCAATGCAGCCATGTCACTCAATCGACCGAGATCCGCCTGATGCCGTCCTCTGCTTCCGACACCCAAGCCTGCTGCGGGCACGACCACGCCGCGCCATCGCACGACCATGCCCACGACCACGCGGCCGCCGGCGCGCGCGGCGACGCCGCGCCGCTGCGCGCCGGCCCCGGCCAGCAGCTGGCGCGGCTGCGCATCGGGCAGATGGACTGCCCCACTGAAGAAACCCTGATCCGTAAAAAACTGGGCCAGTTGCCGGGCGTGCACGACATGCACTTCAACCTGATGCAGCGCGTGCTGACCGTGGTGCATGCCGACGGCGCGCTGGAGCGCGTGGTGGCGGCCATCCGCGCGCTGGACATGACGCCGGAAGTGATGGCGCAGGAAGACGCGGGCGGCGCCGTGCCGGCCGCCGCGCCGCGCCGCGGCCGCTACCTGCTGGCGGCGGCGGGGATCCTGGCCGCCCTGTCGGAAGCCGCGCATTTCGCCGCCCTGCCTGTTGCGCTGACCGCCGTGCTGGCGGTGGCGTCCATCCTGACCTGCGGGCTGGGCACGTACCGCAAGGGCTGGATCGCCCTGCGCAACGGCAATCTCAATATCAACGCCCTGATGAGCATCGCCGTGACCGGCGCGGTGCTGATCGGCCAATGGCCCGAGGCGGCCATGGTGATGTTCCTGTTCAACGTGGCCGAGCTGATCGAGGCGCGCGCGCTGGACCGCGCCCGCCACGCCGTACGCGACCTGCTGGACCTGGCGCCGCAAGTCGCCACCGCGCGCCAGGCCGATGGCTCATGGGCCGAAGTCCCGGTGGCGCAGCTGCGGCATGGCGACTGGGTGCGGGTGCGGCCGGGCGAGCGCATCGCCGCCGACGGCACGCTGGCCGAAGGCAGTTCGGCCGTCGACCAGTCCGCCATCACGGGCGAGAGCCTGCCGGTGGACAAGGCCGTGGGCGACGTGGTTTATGCCGGCACCGTCAATACCACAGGCGCCTTCGACTACCGCGTCACCGCGGCGGCCGGCGAGACCACCCTGGCGCGCATCATCCATGCCGTCGAACAGGCCCAGGGCGCGCGGGCGCCCACGCAGCGCTTCATCGACCGCTTCTCGCGCATCTACACGCCCGTGGTGGTGACGCTGGCAGTGCTGGTGGCCGCGGCCCCGCCGCTGTTGTGGGGCCAGCCCTGGCTGGACGCCATCTACCGCGCGCTGGCCCTGCTGATCATCGCCTGCCCCTGCGCGCTGGTCATTTCCACCCCGGTCAGCATTGTCAGCGGCCTGACCGCGGCGGCCCGGCGCGGCATCCTGATCAAGGGCGGCGTGTACCTGGAAGAAGGCCGCAAGCTGGCCTGGCTGGCGCTGGACAAGACCGGCACGCTGACCCACGGCAAACCGGTGTGCACCGACCTCGAAACCCTGGCCGAACTGCCCGGGCAGCCGGCGGCCCTGCTGGCGGCCAGCCTGGCGGCGCGTTCCGACCACCCGGTGTCGCGCGCCGTGGCGCAGGCCCATGCCGGCCAGCCGGCCGCGCTGCCGGAAGTGCGCGACTTTGCCGCCCTGCCCGGCCGCGGCGTGCGCGGCCGCATCGGCGATACGGCCCTGCACCTGGGCAACCTGCGCCTGATGCGCGAGCTGGGCGTGGCCACGCCCGAACTGCAGGCCCGCATGCAGGCTTACGAACAGCAAGGCAAAACCGCCATCGCCCTGACCGACGGCACCGCCGTACTGGCGCTGGCCGCGGTGGCCGACACCCTGAAGCCGGGCAGCGCCGAGGCCGTGGCGGCGCTGCACCAGCTGGGGGTGCGCACGCTGATGCTGACCGGCGACAATGCCCGCACCGCGCAGGCGGTGGCCCGGCAGGCCGGCATCGACGAAGCGCACGGCGAACTCCTGCCCGAAGACAAGTTGCGGGCGGTAGCGGCCAAGCTGGGCCCCGCCGGCAAGGTGGGCATGGTGGGCGACGGCATCAACGATGCGCCCGCGCTGGCGCGGGCCGACATCGGCTTTGCCATGGGCGCGGCCGGCACCGGCACGGCCATCGAGACCGCCGACGTGGCGCTGATGGACGACGACCTGCGCAAGATCGGCCAGTTCGTGCGGCTGTCGCGCCGCACCCACCGCATCCTGGTGCAGAACATCGCGCTGGCGCTGGGCATCAAGGCGGTTTTCCTGGTGCTGGCCGCCACCGGCCACGCCACGCTGTGGATGGCGGTGTTCGCCGACGTGGGCGCCAGCCTGCTGGTGGTGGCCAACGGCCTGCGGCTGCTGCGCGCGCGCTGAAGCCGCAGGCCGCGGCCCGCCGGCTAATAACAAAAAGCAATATTCTTAAGATTCCTTATGCTTTGTGGAAAAATAGGGGTCTTGTTACAGTGCCCTATCCATTGCCGTGGGCGGCTCACAAGGCCGCCCTCGTGCGCATGACGACACCCACTGGAGCACCCTATGAAACCCCTGCGTTCCATCCTGCTGGCCGGCCTGCTGCAACTGACCGTGGCCGCCGGCGCCCATGCCCAGGACGGCCTGGCCGCCATCAAATCGGCCGGCGCCTTCAAGATCGGCACCGAAGGCACGTATGCCCCCTTCACCTACCATGACGCGTCGGGCAAGCTCACCGGCTTCGATGTCGAAATCGGCCGCGCCATCGCCGAGCGCCTGGGAGTCAAGGCCGAATTCATCGAAGGCAAATGGGACGGCCTGATCGCCGGCCTGGACGTCAAGCGCTACGACGCAGTCATCAACCAGGTGGGCATCACCGACGCCCGCAAGGCCAAGTACGACTTCTCGGATCCCTATATTTCGTCGCAAGCGGTGCTGATCGTGCGCGACGACAACACGGCGATCAAGAGCTTCGACGACCTGAAAGGCAAGCGCTCGGCCAACACGCTGACCAGCAACTTCGGCAAGCTGGCGCAGAAGTACGGCGCCCAGGTGGTGGCGGTGCAGGGCTTCAACGAAAGCGTCGACCTGCTGACCTCGGGCCGCGTCGACGCCACCATCAACGACAACCTGTCGTTCCTCGACTTCAAGAAGCACAAGCCCAACGCCAAGGTCAAGATCGTCGACAGCGACAAGAGCGCCGAATTCAGCGAGTCGGGCGTGCTGATCCGCCAGGGCAACCCCGAGCTGCGCGACGCCATCAACAAGGCGCTGGCCGACATCAAGGCCGACGGCACCTACAAGAAGATCTCGGTGAAATACTTCGGCACCGACCTGTCCGCCCAGTAAGCGCCCGCGCTTGCGCCCTTCGCGACCCGCCACCAAGGAACCCACGCCACCGTGCCCGCCTGGCTGCAGTTAATGATCGATTCGTTCTGGCCCCTGCTGCGCGCGGGGCTGGTGTTCACGGTGCCGCTGACCCTGCTGTCGTTCGCCGGCGGGCTGGTGCTGGCTTTCGTGGTGGCGCTGATACGGCTGTTCGGGCCGGCGCCGCTGGTGGCGCTGGTCAGGTTCTACGTATGGCTGATCCGCGGCACGCCGCTGCTGGTGCAGCTGTTCGTCATTTTCTACGGGCTGCCCAGCGTGGGCATCGTGCTCGATCCGCTGCCGGCCGCGCTGATCGGCTTCACGCTGAACGTGGGCGCGTACAACTCGGAAGTGATCCGCGGCGCCATCGAATCGATACCGAAGGGCCAATGGGAAGCCGCCTATTCGCTGAGCATGACACGCGGCCAGGCCATGCGCCGCACCGTGCTGCCGCAGGCGGCGCGGGTGGCCGTGCCGCCGCTGGCCAATTCGTTCATTTCGCTGGTCAAGGACACCTCGCTAGCGGCCGTGCTGACCGTGCCCGAGATTTTCCAGGCCGCCCAGCGCATCGCCGCGGTCACCTATGAACCGCTGATCCTGTATGTCGAGGCCGCCATCATCTACCTGATATTCAGCTCGGCGCTGTCGGCTGCCCAAGTGCGCCTGGAACGCCGCTTCGGCCAGCATGCGGTGTTTTCCGAGAGGAACCGATGATCTCGCTGACGCAGATCGACAAATTCTTCGGCGACAACCACGTCCTGGACAAGGTCGACGTCGCCATTGCCGAGGGCAGCGTCACGGCGCTGATCGGGCCGTCCGGCAGCGGCAAAAGCACCCTGCTGCGCTGCGTGAACCTGCTGGAAATTCCCGAAGGCGGCACGCTGCGGCTGGGTGAAGAAACCATGCAGTTCGAGCCGCGCCGCCGCCCCGATCGCGACGCCATCCAGCGGGTGCGCAAGCAGACCGGCATGGTGTTCCAGAACTTCCAGCTGTTTCCGCACCAGACCGTCATCGACAACGTCATGGAAGGCCTGGTCACGGTGCAGAAGTGGCCCAGGCCGCGGGCCCGCGAACGCGCCCAGGAACTGCTGGCCAAGGTCGGCATGCAGGACAAGGCCGACGCCTGGCCGCTCAACCTGTCGGGCGGCCAGCAGCAGCGCGTGGCCATCGCGCGCGCGCTGGCGCCCTCGCCGCGCGTGCTGTTGTGCGACGAGCCCACTTCGGCGCTGGATCCCGGCCTGGCGGCCGAAGTGGTCGACGTGCTGAAACAACTGGCCGGCGAAGGCATGACCATGCTGATGGCCACGCACGACCTGCGCCTGGCCGCGGCCATCTCGCGTGAAGCCGTCTTTCTGCAGAACGGCCGCGTGGTGGAATCGGGCGCCTCGGCCGAGTTGTTCAGCCGCCCGCGCGACCCGCGCACCGCGGCATTCATTTCCACGCTGACGCAGTAGGCGGCGCGCGTGGGCGCCCCGCCGGGCCGCGCTCAGTTCACCTGGGCGCCGGACTTGCGCACCAGGTCCGACCACTTGGCGATCTCGGCCTGCTCGAACTTGTCCAGGTCGCGGGTCGACTCGCCTCCCGGCTCCACGCCCTGTCCGCTGAGGCGCTTGGCCACCTGCGGATCGGCCAGGGCAGCCTGCGCCGCCTGGCGCAAGGCAGCCAGCACCGGCGCGGGAGTGGAGTCCGGCGCGTACAACATAAACCACGCCACCAGGTCGAAATCGCTGCCGGTCTGTTCGGCGATGCTGGGCACATCCGGCGCGGCGATGCTGCGGCGCGCGCTGGACACGCCCAGCGCGCGCAGCTTGCCGGCCTTGATGTGCGGCAGCACCGCGGCCGGGTGGTAAAACATGAACTGCACCTGGCCCGACATCACGTCGGACACGGCCAGGCCGCCTTCTTTATAGGGCACGTGCAGCATTTCGCCGCCCAACTGCGCCTTGAGCAATTCGCCGGCCAGGTGGCCCGACGTGCCGCTGCCGGCCGACGCGAAGGCCACCCCCGGCGGCTTGGCCGCGGCGGCGGCCAGGTCTTTCAGCGACTTGATGCCCGACCCGCTGCCGGTAACCAGGAAAGTCGGCGTCTGGCCCACGAAGGCCACCGGCGCGAAATCTTTCACCGGATCGTAGCCGGGGTTCTTGTACAGCGCCTGGTTGATGGCATGCGTTCCCACCGTGCCCATCACCAGCGTATAGCCGTCGGCCTCGGCGCGCGCGACCTGGGCGGTGCCGATGGTGCCGCCACCGCCCGATTTGTTTTCCACCACGACCTGCTGGCCCAGCGGCTTGGCCATAGCGTCGGCCACGATGCGCGTGATCGTGTCGGTGGTCGTGCCCGGACCGAACGGCACCACGATGCGCACCGGACGGTCAGGAAAACCGGCGGCCTGGGCGGACGCGCCGGCCAGCCCAAGCACGGCAGCGGCCAGCGCGGCCCCCAGCAAATTGCGGCGCGCCTGGCTCGGGCGGGAAAAATGTTCGAGCGGTTTCATCGTTGTCTCTCCTTATCATTGATGTATGCGGCGCGCCGCGGGCAGCGCGCCGGTAAGCCGGCGCTATGGCTGCGCCGTCCCGAATCCGGGGGGAACTTCGCCTTGGTACTGCACTTCGCGCGTGGCCTGGTAAGACAGCGCGAAGCCGATCGGGGTCTCTTGTTCTTCGGTCAGGTGGGCGATCAGGCCGGCCGTGCGCGCCAGGATCGGCACCCCCCTGAGCGCGGACAGCGGAAAACCGATGCCCAGCAGCACCGCTGGGATCGCGGCCGAGACATTCAGCCGCAGATCTTTGCCCACCACCCCGGGAATCGCCTGCTCCACCGCCTCGGCAATGGCCACGTAGCGCATGCCCGCGCCGCTGTCACGCGCCACCTCGAACAGGCGCGCCACGCGCGGGTCGCGCTCTTTGTGCAGCGGATGCCCGTAGCCGGGAATGGCGCGCCGCGCCGCGCGGTATTCCGCCACGATGGCGCGCGCCGCGGCGGCGATGTCGCCGCCCTGCCCGGCGCGCGCCTCGATTTCATGGAACAGCCGCCCGGCCGTCTCGGAAGCGCCCAGAATCACCGAGCCGCAGCCCAAGATGCCCGCCGCCACGGCGCCCTGCAGCGCATCGGGCGCGGCCGCCAGGGTCATGCGGCTGGCCTGCACGCTGGGCACCAGGCCGTGCTCGGCGATCGCCACCAGCGTGGCGTTCAGCACCGCGCTGGCAGGCGCATCCGGCTGGCGGCCGGTGACCAGCAGGTAGAAATAATCGCCGAACGCCATCTTGCCGATCAGGTCCTGGCACAGGTCGGCGCCGCGCACCACGATGGCGTGCTCGTCGGACGTGCAAATCGATGTGCGGGGCACGGTTTCCTTGCCGATTTTCATGAGCTGTCCTTGTGTTGAATGAAAGCCGTGCGCCTATGCGCGCCCGGCGCGCAGCGATGCGCGAATCTCGTCGTTGTGCTCGCCCAACTCGGGCGGCGGGCTGACTTGCGTGGGCCGCTGGCCGTCGAACGTAACGGGCGAGCGCACCGTTTTCCAGGGGCCGCGCCGCGGATGGAGGCCTTCGATCTCGATCTGCAGGTGGCGCGCCTGCGGGTCTTGCAGGGCTTCGCGGGTGTCGTACATGGGCGCGTGCGGCACATCGCGCTCCAGCAGGCGGCTACACCAGGCATCGCGCGTGCGAGTGGCGAAGATTTCGCCCAGCAGTTCGATCAATTGATCCTGGTGCGCGATGCGGCCCTCGCGCGTGGCGAAGCGCGCGTCGTCGAAGATGCCGGGGCGCTCGATAGCCTCGGCCAGGCTGCGCCAGAATTTTTCCGGCGACGACATGTGCAGCGCGAGCCACTTGCCGTCGGCGCAGCGCAGCGTGTACGACTGCGATACGCTGGGGCGGCTGTACGGCCCCATGACTTCGCCTTCGGACAGGAAATGCGTGAAGGCATCCAGGTTGAAGTGGCACATGGCTTCCAGCATCGAGACTTCCACCCGCCGGCCCCGCCCGGTGCTGGCGCGCTCCACCAGCGCGCCCAGTATGCCGTAGGCCGCGTAGAACCCGGTAAGCGAGTCGGCGATGGCGGGGCCCACCACCCGCGGGTTGGCCGGATTGACCAGCAGGTTCAGGAAGCCGCTGGCCGCCTGCGCCACCGTGTCATAGGCCGGCCTTCCCGCGGCCGGGCCGGTCTGGCCGAAGCCGCTGATGGCGCAGTACACCAGTCCCGGGTTCAGCGCCCGCAGCCGCGCTTCGCCGGCGCCCAGGCGCTCGGCCGTGCCGGGCCGGAAGTTCTGGATGTACACATCGGCGCCCTCGATCAGAGCGTCGAACACCTGGGCGTCGTCCGGGTCGCGGGCATCGAGTTCGATGCTGCGCTTATTGCGGTTGTAGGTCTGGTAATGCGGGCTGTACAGCCCGCCCTTGAAAGCCCGGAAAGGATCGCCGGCGCCCGGCTGCTCGACCTTGATCACGTCGGCGCCCAGATCGGCCAGCAGCATGCCGGCCGCCGGGCCGGTAATGAACGTTCCCTGCTCGATGACCCTGATGCCTTCCAGTACTTTCCCCATGAGAGCTCCTGTTGCGGATTGCCGTGTTGCCGTAAGACTAGTCAACAGCATCGAATCATGAAAATGATAAATTTCTTCAGTTATCATTGATGCTATCGATTATTTGGCGGCACTCCCATGGAACTGCGGCACCTGCGCTATTTCATTGCTCTGGCGGGTTCGCTGAACTTCACCCGCGCCGCCGAGCGCGTGCACGTCACGCAGTCCACCCTGTCGCACCAGATCCGCCAGCTGGAAGACGAAATCGGCCAGCCGCTGTTCGATCGCGTGGGCAAGCGCGTCGTCATCACCGCCGCCGGCGAAACCTTCCTGGCCTACGCGGCGCGCGCCCTACGCGAAATCGACCAAGGCCTCAGCGAACTGAAGCAAAGCGCCGCCTCGCTGACCGGCGAGCTGCGGGTGGGCACCACCCATACCTTCAACCAGAGCTTCATCCCCGACTGCATGGCGCGCTTCCTGCAGCATCATCCTACGGTCAGGGTGGTTATCGAAGAACTGGCGGCCGACGCCATCGGCGCCCGGCTGGAAGCCGGCCAGCTGGACCTGGGCGTGGCCTATCGGCCCGAGTCGACCAGCGGCCTGCAGTTCGAGCCGCTGTTCAACGAAGAACTGGTGCTGGTAGTGTCGGCCGAGCATCCGCTGGCCGCGCGCAAGCGCATCCGCATGATCGAGCTGCACCGCGAGCCCCTGGTGCTGCTGCCGCCCAGCTTTTCCACCCGCCGCCTGCTGGACGAATGCTTCGCCTCCGCCGGCGCCGAGCCCAGCGTGGTGGCCGAGACCAACACCGTCGCCGCCATGCTGAGCATGGTGGCACGGCTGCCCGTGGGCGCCATCGCCGCCGCCAGCGCCGTCACGCCCAACCCAGCGCTACGCTTGATTCCAATGGAAAGCCCCACGCCCATGCGCACGCCAGGCTTGCTGTTCAATCCCGACGTGCCGCAAACCCGCCCTGGACGGGCCTTTGCCGCGCTGCTGCGCAGGCGGGCAATGGGCGCGGCGCGGGCGGGTTGACCAGTGAAGCGCCACTATCGGCCGCACAAGCGGTACGCGGTATCATCTTGGCACCCTTATGTTGGCTCTTTCCCAATCGAATGAAACTCGCCACCTGGAACATCAATTCCCTGAAAGTGCGCCTGCCGCAAGTCCTGGACTGGCTGGCCGCCAACCCCGTGGACGCGCTCTGCCTGCAAGAGCTCAAGCTTACCGACGAGAACTTCCCGCTCGACGCCTTTACGCAGATCGGCTACCACGCCGTCTGGGCCGGCCAGAAAACCTATAACGGCGTGGCCATCGTGTCGCGCGAGCCGGGCTCGGCCATGGTGCGCAACATTCCCGGCATGGACGACCCGCAGCAGCGGCTGCTGGCCGTGACGCTGCCTTCGCCCGCCGGCGACGTGCGGGTCATCAGCGCCTACTGCCCCAACGGCCAGGCGCTGG
This genomic window from Bordetella petrii contains:
- the cadR gene encoding Cd(II)/Pb(II)-responsive transcriptional regulator; this encodes MKIGELAKAAGTTVETVRYYEKEGLLPAPERGLNNYRSYGSAHLERLRLIRNCRALDMTQEEIRAILQLADDHRAGCGPINELFDEHIAHVDARMAELAQLKGQLTELRRRCLSARPDTDDCGILHGLSEMQVEERPERHTHLG
- a CDS encoding ABC transporter permease subunit: MPAWLQLMIDSFWPLLRAGLVFTVPLTLLSFAGGLVLAFVVALIRLFGPAPLVALVRFYVWLIRGTPLLVQLFVIFYGLPSVGIVLDPLPAALIGFTLNVGAYNSEVIRGAIESIPKGQWEAAYSLSMTRGQAMRRTVLPQAARVAVPPLANSFISLVKDTSLAAVLTVPEIFQAAQRIAAVTYEPLILYVEAAIIYLIFSSALSAAQVRLERRFGQHAVFSERNR
- a CDS encoding Bug family tripartite tricarboxylate transporter substrate binding protein, coding for MKPLEHFSRPSQARRNLLGAALAAAVLGLAGASAQAAGFPDRPVRIVVPFGPGTTTDTITRIVADAMAKPLGQQVVVENKSGGGGTIGTAQVARAEADGYTLVMGTVGTHAINQALYKNPGYDPVKDFAPVAFVGQTPTFLVTGSGSGIKSLKDLAAAAAKPPGVAFASAGSGTSGHLAGELLKAQLGGEMLHVPYKEGGLAVSDVMSGQVQFMFYHPAAVLPHIKAGKLRALGVSSARRSIAAPDVPSIAEQTGSDFDLVAWFMLYAPDSTPAPVLAALRQAAQAALADPQVAKRLSGQGVEPGGESTRDLDKFEQAEIAKWSDLVRKSGAQVN
- a CDS encoding amino acid ABC transporter substrate-binding protein, with the protein product MKPLRSILLAGLLQLTVAAGAHAQDGLAAIKSAGAFKIGTEGTYAPFTYHDASGKLTGFDVEIGRAIAERLGVKAEFIEGKWDGLIAGLDVKRYDAVINQVGITDARKAKYDFSDPYISSQAVLIVRDDNTAIKSFDDLKGKRSANTLTSNFGKLAQKYGAQVVAVQGFNESVDLLTSGRVDATINDNLSFLDFKKHKPNAKVKIVDSDKSAEFSESGVLIRQGNPELRDAINKALADIKADGTYKKISVKYFGTDLSAQ
- a CDS encoding nitroreductase family protein; protein product: MTVSPLHALTSRRSMKFLRAPAPKPDELDQILQAAMSAPDHGKLRPWRFVLIRGAAIGRLADRALDAVKRSGDPRMTPEKEKSVRQWMSEVPLFVGLAQKIDHDNPKVPEQEQLLATGASVMNILNAVHMLGYAAFWSTGMGTYLEEVQEALGFDPLDYRFLGFLAIGTPACAVPVAQRPDYREFVTEWTGE
- a CDS encoding LysR substrate-binding domain-containing protein yields the protein MELRHLRYFIALAGSLNFTRAAERVHVTQSTLSHQIRQLEDEIGQPLFDRVGKRVVITAAGETFLAYAARALREIDQGLSELKQSAASLTGELRVGTTHTFNQSFIPDCMARFLQHHPTVRVVIEELAADAIGARLEAGQLDLGVAYRPESTSGLQFEPLFNEELVLVVSAEHPLAARKRIRMIELHREPLVLLPPSFSTRRLLDECFASAGAEPSVVAETNTVAAMLSMVARLPVGAIAAASAVTPNPALRLIPMESPTPMRTPGLLFNPDVPQTRPGRAFAALLRRRAMGAARAG
- a CDS encoding citryl-CoA lyase; protein product: MKIGKETVPRTSICTSDEHAIVVRGADLCQDLIGKMAFGDYFYLLVTGRQPDAPASAVLNATLVAIAEHGLVPSVQASRMTLAAAPDALQGAVAAGILGCGSVILGASETAGRLFHEIEARAGQGGDIAAAARAIVAEYRAARRAIPGYGHPLHKERDPRVARLFEVARDSGAGMRYVAIAEAVEQAIPGVVGKDLRLNVSAAIPAVLLGIGFPLSALRGVPILARTAGLIAHLTEEQETPIGFALSYQATREVQYQGEVPPGFGTAQP
- a CDS encoding heavy metal translocating P-type ATPase, which encodes MPSSASDTQACCGHDHAAPSHDHAHDHAAAGARGDAAPLRAGPGQQLARLRIGQMDCPTEETLIRKKLGQLPGVHDMHFNLMQRVLTVVHADGALERVVAAIRALDMTPEVMAQEDAGGAVPAAAPRRGRYLLAAAGILAALSEAAHFAALPVALTAVLAVASILTCGLGTYRKGWIALRNGNLNINALMSIAVTGAVLIGQWPEAAMVMFLFNVAELIEARALDRARHAVRDLLDLAPQVATARQADGSWAEVPVAQLRHGDWVRVRPGERIAADGTLAEGSSAVDQSAITGESLPVDKAVGDVVYAGTVNTTGAFDYRVTAAAGETTLARIIHAVEQAQGARAPTQRFIDRFSRIYTPVVVTLAVLVAAAPPLLWGQPWLDAIYRALALLIIACPCALVISTPVSIVSGLTAAARRGILIKGGVYLEEGRKLAWLALDKTGTLTHGKPVCTDLETLAELPGQPAALLAASLAARSDHPVSRAVAQAHAGQPAALPEVRDFAALPGRGVRGRIGDTALHLGNLRLMRELGVATPELQARMQAYEQQGKTAIALTDGTAVLALAAVADTLKPGSAEAVAALHQLGVRTLMLTGDNARTAQAVARQAGIDEAHGELLPEDKLRAVAAKLGPAGKVGMVGDGINDAPALARADIGFAMGAAGTGTAIETADVALMDDDLRKIGQFVRLSRRTHRILVQNIALALGIKAVFLVLAATGHATLWMAVFADVGASLLVVANGLRLLRAR
- a CDS encoding amino acid ABC transporter ATP-binding protein, producing the protein MISLTQIDKFFGDNHVLDKVDVAIAEGSVTALIGPSGSGKSTLLRCVNLLEIPEGGTLRLGEETMQFEPRRRPDRDAIQRVRKQTGMVFQNFQLFPHQTVIDNVMEGLVTVQKWPRPRARERAQELLAKVGMQDKADAWPLNLSGGQQQRVAIARALAPSPRVLLCDEPTSALDPGLAAEVVDVLKQLAGEGMTMLMATHDLRLAAAISREAVFLQNGRVVESGASAELFSRPRDPRTAAFISTLTQ
- a CDS encoding CaiB/BaiF CoA transferase family protein, whose protein sequence is MGKVLEGIRVIEQGTFITGPAAGMLLADLGADVIKVEQPGAGDPFRAFKGGLYSPHYQTYNRNKRSIELDARDPDDAQVFDALIEGADVYIQNFRPGTAERLGAGEARLRALNPGLVYCAISGFGQTGPAAGRPAYDTVAQAASGFLNLLVNPANPRVVGPAIADSLTGFYAAYGILGALVERASTGRGRRVEVSMLEAMCHFNLDAFTHFLSEGEVMGPYSRPSVSQSYTLRCADGKWLALHMSSPEKFWRSLAEAIERPGIFDDARFATREGRIAHQDQLIELLGEIFATRTRDAWCSRLLERDVPHAPMYDTREALQDPQARHLQIEIEGLHPRRGPWKTVRSPVTFDGQRPTQVSPPPELGEHNDEIRASLRAGRA